The DNA region CAAAGTTCaattatagaaaataattatttgtagATTAAAATAGTAGTATAACTTACAATATAATACCTTAcaattcatttttttgggtaagggATGGGCGTTGTCGGGCAAATTCCCACCGCCAAGCCCCTTCTAAAGTTTCCTTTCATGataatttgttttttattaatattgaaGTAGCAGGGACCTATTCAGAGTCACCACCATGACGGCTACTAAGGTCGTTGGCCACCCCAATATGGAAGGTGGTGGCTGCCGGCGAGCCCACTGCCACCGGTCCCCTTGACTCTTCATTGAAAGGCCCAATTAGTGTTTTCATgtacttctttctttttctttttgtattttttcgaataattttatattaaaatcagTCTTTAAGGCTCAATTAGTAAGCCACATATTATAATGCTATCATCAAAACTATGGCTGGTTAATGTTTATGTTATCGTACTTAAAATGGGTGTGGAGTGgaaattttatgaataaagCACCTAAGTATGTGTTTCTCATATAAATTATCTTTTCGGCTTTCAAATGGAAATCTTGGGCGAAACTTCTAAGAAGCCACGTAGTGAGCATTtgttattcaattttttcgaCATGGTAAATGCATTGAGAATGGCTCTAATAAATTTGTAATCCTTTTTCGAATGCGGTTTTAGAAATATGCATTCTTATATTAAACTTCAAAGGCAAATAGTATAAAATTGTACTATTGTTTGTAGAGTAAAATGGAAGCTGACATTGCAATTTAAGACGTATGACATGGTGATGTGTAATATATTATGATTTTGTTATGAAGAAGTGTACCATTGTTCTAAACAGAGGCCCACGCAACTTTctgtaaattaaaatttaatctGATATTGCAATCTAAGATGCATGATAGTGGCATGTACAAGAGCCTATATGATAAGGTTGAATATATATTGTGTTTTGTTATGAATTATTATCTACTATTatctttcaagaaaaaaagtaaaataggTAAGAGGGGAAGGGTGCTGGCAATGGGGGCATTCTCAACTACCACTAACTCTCGAATTAGGGTCGCCAGCAACCCCACCCCCTTCTTATTTGGTATTACGTGCAGTTATTGAGGTCACCATCGACCTCAATTAGAGTATGAGTGGCCATGGCTTTGGAGGCCAACCATTagaataaaaatacaaaaaaatgaatatgaTAAATTCGGAAAGAATTGGGGTCACCCGCACttccaatttatttttttgggtagggGTTGTGTATTGTTGGGCAGACTTGCACCACCAAGCCCCACTACTAGCTCTACCTTTCCTTGGGAACTAAGCATTCGCACTATAATGCTAATTTATAGTTGTATGAGCTAAGTAAGTAagtttttccttctttcttaaTGTAATGTTTCCAAGTAAAGGTGTTTTGAACATAAATTATGACGGGTAGATATTTATTATGGTGGCAATATGTGTCGTGTTGTGTTTAAATGGATTGTGTTTAAACGAGTTCGTGTCAGAAAGCTCTAAACCcgaacacgacacgtttaataaacgtgtcaagattttcaaatatgaacacgacacgtttaattACGGGTTGACTCGGACGCGACATGTCTGACCTGTTTAATTAAGCGTGTCTAAATGTGTATGTCTACTTACCTACACGATATGACATTATTACCTTTAAGTACATATTATAACTACATGATATGACactattaactttaattacaCATTACTATACGATTGACACGATAAAAGCATCATAAACGggttatttatataaataaatttagatgattttaATGTAGTTTCTTctataaattgatataatatgGGAAACAAATTTACTAACACGATAACACATAACATAAACTAGTCTAACCGTGTCTAAATGGGTTACAAGGGTTGAACGCATTTAAACATGATTATTTTATCGTGTTTAAACAGATTTGACCTGTTTAGATACGAAACACATTTAGCCTTAACCTAAACCCATTTAACCCCGTGTCGTATCCATATTGTATTATCGTGTAGTGTCAAATACCGCTGGCCCTAATATTTATGCCAATATGTACATGGATATTTGCCCAatcttttttatatgaaatgtATTGTTTCAAGTCCATTTGTATTCATCTGCACAGGcgtacaaaattaaataagatgATTGCAAAGTGAAGAGACACGAAGATATGGTTTTATAACAGTACTAGTTCAACAAGTGAAAATAGGCTATTTTGAACAAATTTATAACATTTCATACTAGAGTTAACTTTCAATTTTCGGTAACCTCAATTCAACATTTCATAATTCATCCTTATTTCCCTTAGTTGAGCACGTTATCACATTTTATACTAATGTTATTGAAAACTTTCAATTTCTGATAATTTAAGTTTAACATGTAATAACTTTCccaatttgaacaaaattatCACACCTTATAGTAGAGTTATCAAAAAACTTTTAGTTTTCGATAATATAAGATAAAGATGTGATAATTAGTCCAAAATGgaataatttatcaaattttctttatattggGTTATCAAAgaactttttattttcgatAACACAAGTTCAGAATCAGATAACTTGCCTATTTTGAACTAAGTTATCACATCTTATACTGGGGTTATCAAAAGACTTTCAAATTGGGATAACACCAGTTTAAAATGTGATAAGTTGCTTCATTTGTACTAAGTTACCACATCCTGTATTGGGTTATCGAAAAACTTTATATTTTCGATAACACAAGTTTAGAATGTGATAACTTGTCCATTTTTAAATAAGTTACCACATTTTATACTGGAATTATCAAAAAACTTTCGAATTTGGATAACACCAATTCAAAATGTGATAAGTTGCATCATTTGTACTAAGTTACCACATCTTGTACTTGGGTTACCGGAAAACTTTTCGTTTTCGATAACAAAAGTTCAGAATGTGATAACTTGAACTTCCGAATTGGGATAATGCCAGTTTAAAATGTGATAAGTTGCAACATTTGTACATAGTTACCACATCTTGTACTTGGATTATCGGAAAACTTTTCATTATTGATAACACGAGTTCATAGTGTGATAACTTGCCCATTTTGAACTAAGTTACCACATCATATAACTAGGGTTATGAAAAACTTTTGAATTGAGATAACATTACTTCAAAATGTGGTAGATTGCATCATTTGTACTAAGTTACCACATCTTGCACTTGGTTATTGggaaattttacattttcgaTAACACAAGTTCATAATGTGATAACTTGCCCATTTTGAATTAAGTTACCACATCATATACTAGGgttagggtaaattgcactggtggttcaaaatgttttacaaatgtttcattatggtccaaaaagtttttttcgctacatgatggtacaaaatgtttcaaagttatttcatgatggtacaaaccgtcaactcgagcttgacgccgtcaagtcgacgctgacgtggctactgcgtgtcacctccttgctgacgtggccgaaaaatttaaaataattctaaaaattttaaaacttttaaaacttttaaaaataattttaaatttttaaaacttttaaaaataattttaaacttttaatttaaaattttaaataatttttattattttaaattaaaaataattttaatattaaattttaatttttttataaaattatttaaaattatttttaaaaataaaaaatttatttaaaaatttttaaaaagtttaaaataatttttattttttctgaatttttgctcttttttgtatttttttaaaaaaatttaaaaaaatttttaaattttttttcaaaaattttactctttttttgtattttttaaattatttttttgtattttttttggactttttaaaattttattttctcttaaatgacgtggcgcactatgattggttccacgtaacaaaagtgacacataggacgcaccacgtcagcaaaatgttaacggcgttagggccaattgacggtttgtaccatcatgaaacaactttgaaatattttgtaccatcatgtagcgaaaaaaacgtTTTGGActataatgaaacatttgtaaaacattttggaccaccagtgcaatttacccctAGGGTTATCAGAAACTTTTGAATTGAGATAACACTAGTTCAAAATGTGATAAATTGTATCATTTGTACTTTGAACTAAGTTACCATATCTTGTACTTGGGTTATCAGAAAACTTCTCATTCTCGATAACACAAGTTCAGAATGTGATAACTTACCTATTTTGATCTAAATTACCACATCATATATTGAGTTATTAGAAAACTTTCGAATTTGGATAATACCAGTTCAAAATGTGATAAGTTGCACAATTTGTACTAAATTATCATATCTTGCACTTTAGTTATCGAAAAGCTTCTCATTTTCGATAACACAAGTTCAAAATGTGATAATTTTTAACTATGTTACCACATCTTATGCTGGGGTTATTGGAAAACTTTCGAATTGGGATAGTACCAATTGAAAATGTGATAAGTTACATTAATTAAGTTACTGCATCTTATATTTGGGTTATTGGAAAACTTTCATTTTTGATAACACAAGTTCAGAATGTGATAACTTGCCCATTTTGAACTAGGTTACCGCGTATTATACTAGGGTTATCAGTAAACTTTCAAATTGGGATAACACCAGTTCAAAATGTGATAAGTAGCACCATTTGTACTAAGTTACTGCATTTTGCATTTGGGTTATTGGAAAACTTCTCATTTTTGATAACACAAGCTCATAATGTGATAATTTACCCCTTTTAAACTAAGTTACTGCATCTTATATTGGGGTTATCAGAAAACTTTCGAATTTGGATGGCACCAGTTCAAATTGTGATAAGTTGATTCATCTATACTAAGTTACAGCATCTTGTACTTGAGTTATTGtaaaacttttcattttcaataaaaCAAGTTCAGAATGTGATAACTTGCTCATTTTGAACTATGGTACCACATCTTATATTACGGTTATTAGAAACTTTTTAATTGGGATAATACATGTTCAAAATGTGATAATTTGCATCATTTGTACTGAGTTACCATATCTTATAAGTTCAGAATGTGATAACTTCCCTATTTTGAACTAAGTTATCATATCTTATACTGGAGTAATCAGAAAACTTTCGCATTGGGATAACACTAGTTCGAATTGTGATAACTGGCCTTGAACTACGTTTCAACTTCTTAAATATGGGTTATCGTAaaactttcaattttcaatagtCAGTTCATAATCTAATAACTTGCCCAGTTTGAACTACGTTACTATATCTTCTACTGAAATTATCGAAAAACTTTTGAATATGGATAATGTACGAAGTGTGATGAATGCACCTACTTTAACTAAGTTATCCATCTTGTATTGTTATCCAAATATTTGAATTGTGATAACACTAGTAGAAAATTTGATAATCAAACCAATTTCAACTAAGTTACCACTTCTTATCTAACAATCGATTTTCGTTAACTCCAGTACAAAATGTGATAAGTTCACCATTTTAATTAAGTTACCACATTTTATCCTAGTGTTATTAGAAAACTTTCGGGTTTCAATAATTTCAGTTCAAAAAATGATAACTTGacgaatttaaaataatttaccaCTTCTTATACTTTTGTTATCGAAAAACTTTCTGAGTTTCGCAAAAACACGAGTATAAATTATGATAAGTTCACCAATTTTAACTAAGTTACTGCATCTTGTATTGGTGctatcaaaaaaaatttatattatggTAACTGCCACTCGACATGTGATAACTACCCAATTTCGATATCGTAATATGTAAAACACATTCatgttacatttttttcacattatttattcttattattCCTTAGCAAagcatttttaaaattttttatgtcACTCTTTAACATTATTGTtcaaaagccaaaaaaaaaaagtagttgACTGGATGTACCCGGTTAACCGGTTACCCCAGCTGGCGGAATCATTCCGCCAGCGGAGTGGTAGAAGCTCCCCTGatcaataatatttcatttctCGGTAGATTCTTTGTCTCAAACAAATATTGTTATTTgttattgtttcttttttgtctTGATAAGAAAGGGACGGGTCTGATTCCCCAAAATCAACCGATTTATCCGTTTTTCATCATAATTTGGGTTGATGGTATTAACAGATCACTATTCAGTGAAGTGACTTGATTTTATATGTTACGATGCGGACaccttttctcttttaatgTGGGTTCTCATGTTTTGACAGTGCAATCTAGCTACCGATGCTAGCTGGTgcttaaaatttgatttaagtGATAAGATTACTTGACATGACAAGATTCCGAATgaactaaaattcaaaattttacgtTAGTGGTTTGAATGGGTGTGTAATAATATCCAGCTtcagaacatatatatatatgttcatctGAATGTATCTATCATTTATATAGTTGCAAGACATATGGTTAATCATTCGTATGGCCCACGAAAAAGCATATTAAATTATTCATGTTATAAACCCACCCCTGAAAATCCCatatctatatacaattataaGAGTCGAAGTAATTCTTTGGGTAATTTCACGTAAGAAAAACCAATATCCCCATTGAGTTTTTATTGGGTTTATACGGGTTTAAAcccattttcatttaaaagtTAAGTTAATAAGTGGTAGTACTCAAACCATATATTAACTcatgaattttccttttttcttccgatgtgggattttttcattttactcCAAACATCCACCTTCACGTGCaatgtgtggtctatttctacCTATACGTAATCACGTGCCTTTAAATACTCGCTCTCAATAACTGACCTTGAGCCAGGctcctcttccgtgctcggcAAAGGGGGATTTACACGAGCCGCACTCTTAGTTGCTCTCGAACATGCTATGCTTGGGGTGGTGTAAATGCGCACACGCGCGTGGGCGCGTATATGGGTAACTTGGGCTATGAtatcaaattatataaattttcaaaaaaaaatttgaactaATTTTCAAACTAATAAGTAGTGGTACCCAAGCTATATATTAAcctatgaattttctttttcgatgtgagatttatcccattttagtTCTTAACACTCCGATTGATTGACCTTTCCAATTTATCACCAATGAAATTCAAATGAAGGAAATATGCGTGCCACATCATCAGAGAAGTCCGAAAATCCACCTCTTCAATTGATTATATAGCGAAAGTTCATGAGTTTgccattaattttataaatattaagaATACATTTGTTATTATTCATATTAGTTATGAAGAAATATAAAAGGACATTTTAAAAAGTTATGTAAGTGTGTTGTATACGCTTTAACATCATTATTTCAGTTTTTATTTCATGTTGTAAAATCGAGTTAGAGGAGATGCTGCCTACCAGCTTTTACTTCGTTTAGATCATTAATTTAACCTAAATTTTTCGGTAGCATAATTGACTTAAATTATTATTCCTTGCAAAGTCAGAAAGAAgtgattatatataattgatgttCGAACTGtaatcataaataataaatatgctcattgtatatatagagctatatatataggatCAAGGTCTGCCAACATATATAGTTTAATTTGACCAATTGAGATCACTAGATCATCCATGCCTTCAGAACATTCGATATCATTTTCATCGTGCTGTGGTGCCATGATGGACTCTGGTCCAGGTTCATAAAAGAAGGTGGAAAAAGGCCCTAATATAAGGTAACTTACTATCCGTCCTAAGAGAAATTATTGTGCGGAGAATATCATCGAGTTGTTCATATAAATAGATCACGCCATTGAGATGCAAAACAAGCGGCTGAGATCGAGCCAGCtgatgagaaaaataatgaaagaaaggaagaagtaATTAACATGAGTTGATTTAAGCGGTTCgacatttattttacttaaGTAACGTCTCGTGTTCGAGTCTTATGAATGAAGAATATTCATGccgtgagagttttaccttttAGTGAACCGACCTAATTTGACTAGATTAATCGGGATTCTAAATATTATAGTGCacttaaaaagaagaaaaagaaaggaagtaGTAAATCACCCAAAGGAACAAAGGAAATGCAAAAATATtagattaaaaagaaaatgcagaaaattcaccGACCCCAACCCCCCCATTAGTAACAGACAACTTAAACATAATAAGGCACTCACAAAAGCTGGACATTAATTCCACAAGAAGCTGGATCTTGCCAGGCAGCACATCATGAACAAGAGAAGGCCGTAAAAACCACATATTCTATATATGCTCAACGTGTGGTCCGGTCgatataaaaatatgtgaaTAAATTGTGAAAGAAAACCAATTTACATAAACGGTCCATGCGATCCACTTACTACATCCATTCCTTCTCACTATTCGAGTCGCCTCAAATCCATCAAAAAACCAAGGATTACCCATCAACTGGAGTCATCAGCGTTTCATCAGCGATAAACCACTGGCAGTGCAGAGATCGAAGCAGATCGACCGTTAACTGGGATAGGCTGCAACATTTGACATCGTAGGTCCTCTCTTAATGCTCTCGATTCGGGTCGTCTCATATACAGGCAGCCCGCTTGAGCAGTATCCCAAGTCGTAGATCTGCAGTTCAAATAGATCTGAGCTCGAGTCGCTGTCATTGTCTTCGTCGTCATCGCTGAATTTCCTATTCCTGGACTCCCTCATCCCGGTCCCAGTCTCTGTCAAACCTGTTTCTCCATATTTAGTCCCGAAACCTGATCCTCTGCCACCGCCTCCTCTTACGTGCCTCTCGTTCTGACCGAACGCAGCGGGTCTGAGGTTAATCTGTTTGTGGTCTGAGAGGCTCCTCGGGTCTTTGTGGGACCTGCTCAGCGGAGGAGGAGTTCTGAACCCTGAGCTTGAGGAAGAATACAAAGACTTCGCATCGGGGGTGGTTGTATTCATCAGCATGTTGCTTGAGCTTCGGAAATGGCTTATGCTGctccgcctcctcctcctccacccgCCGCTTTCATCGGCATCATAGTCATCATGATCCTTCAGTGACTGGGTGGTCAGAGACTTGGTGgacttcttcttcctcttggaGGCTGACTGACTGAACAAGGAGTTGAGGAAACTCGCCAGCCTCCCGCCTGGCGAACTCGGTTGCTTCCTGTGGCCGTGCTTGCCGATCTTCTCCTTGTTTGGCTCGAGGCCATGGGCCTTCTGCATCGCGTAGAGGTCCCGAACATTCGTTCGGAAATGATTCTCCCCATTGGAGTGGGTTCTGCTGATGTCTCCATCCCGGGCAATCTTATGTGATAGGTTTGCTGGGTTGTAGTCACACGGGATGATGTCATTGTAGCCGGAGAAGTACCGGGCAGCCTCAAACACGTCGAGCTCCCCTGAGTCATCTCTCCGGTAACCTCGGTCGGGCTTAGAATATCCGGTGACAGACATTGCACTTACAAGATAGGATGGGAGAATTAAGGTGTATGTCTCTCCAGTGGAGTGTGGGTGGGTGTAGGTGATATAATAAGGCCAGTGAGGTGAAGTGGGTGACAAGGGTAATCTATGCGATGTGGAGATAATGGAAGTTATATACACTAAGAGCGGGACCATGTTTACacccaggaaaaaaaaaaaaagagtggaCCACACCTAGAACGAATATTTATTaatgctccgtttggttttacggttaaaatcacaaaaatttaactttaactttaattcaacataccacacaacaaaaatacacatttcccaagtaaaaaattttaactttaattttaactcaacacactatacaatcattggtcattttccacaatcaaaatcaaagttactttaattctaaaaccaaacgcaccagtATGGTTTACCATACCACCCATCGTAGTTACgggaaaattttaatagttaGCAAAATTCTATGCTGCAAATGCTATCGTTTTTCTCAAGTTTCGAGTTTAACATGAAAGTTGGTGTAAAACGCAATCACTGTTATTACTAAAAACTTTTACTGTatgagtaaaaattttgaggCTAGTAGAGAGATATGTGGCACATATAGTTGTTTGTTTTTTAGatgtatattttgatattcaaaaatttaatggCTCTTAGCTATTTTAATTCGAG from Punica granatum isolate Tunisia-2019 chromosome 3, ASM765513v2, whole genome shotgun sequence includes:
- the LOC116198688 gene encoding protein BIG GRAIN 1-like E, which encodes MSVTGYSKPDRGYRRDDSGELDVFEAARYFSGYNDIIPCDYNPANLSHKIARDGDISRTHSNGENHFRTNVRDLYAMQKAHGLEPNKEKIGKHGHRKQPSSPGGRLASFLNSLFSQSASKRKKKSTKSLTTQSLKDHDDYDADESGGWRRRRRSSISHFRSSSNMLMNTTTPDAKSLYSSSSSGFRTPPPLSRSHKDPRSLSDHKQINLRPAAFGQNERHVRGGGGRGSGFGTKYGETGLTETGTGMRESRNRKFSDDDEDNDSDSSSDLFELQIYDLGYCSSGLPVYETTRIESIKRGPTMSNVAAYPS